A portion of the Kribbella jejuensis genome contains these proteins:
- the lon gene encoding endopeptidase La, which produces MTDTLNLPVLPLDDVVVLPGMVVPVRLADSEARAAIDAAQASGQDQVLLVPRLDGKYAKAGVLGEIEQIGRLPGGAQAAVIRGTARVLIGAGTTGPGAALWVGATRLHEITDARSAELAREYKSLTTSVLERRGAWQVIDSVKQVNDPAELSDLAGYASYLSNEQKSQLLENANVSERLEKLIGWVKDHLAELEVSETIQKDVQEGMEKQQREFLLRQQLAAIRKELAELDGKAESEEEDYRARVEAADLPEHVRKAALAEVDKLERTSEQSPEVGWIRTWLDTVLELPWNERTEDSYDIREARAVLDADHAGLDDVKQRITEYLAVRRRRADRGLGVVGGRRSGAVLALVGPPGVGKTSLGESVARAMGRKFVRVALGGVRDEAEIRGHRRTYVGALPGRIVRAITEAGSMNPVVLLDEIDKVGADYRGDPTAALLEVLDPAQNHTFRDHYLEVELDLSDVVFLATANVLDSIPAPLLDRMELVQLDGYTEDEKVTIARDHLLPRQLERAGLTADEVTVEDSALRLLAGEYTREAGVRQLERSISRVLRKVTAKLALGEDLGQLTIGSGDLKEYLGSPKFTPESAERTALPGVATGLAVTGAGGDVLFVEASLADKETGPTGVTLTGQLGDVMKESAQIALSYLRSHGAELGLPVGDLAERNAHIHVPAGAVPKDGPSAGVTMTTALASLLSGRPVRSEVAMTGEVSLTGRVLPIGGVKQKLLAAHRAGLTTILIPKRNEPDLEDVPASVLAELTVHPVSDVREVLDLALEPAEVGAHQFAA; this is translated from the coding sequence GTGACCGATACGTTGAATCTTCCGGTACTGCCGCTGGACGACGTCGTGGTCCTGCCCGGGATGGTCGTGCCGGTCCGACTCGCCGACAGCGAGGCGCGGGCGGCGATCGATGCCGCGCAGGCCTCCGGCCAGGACCAGGTGTTGCTGGTTCCGCGACTGGACGGGAAATATGCCAAGGCCGGAGTGCTCGGTGAGATCGAGCAGATCGGCCGGCTGCCGGGCGGTGCCCAGGCGGCCGTGATCCGCGGTACCGCGCGGGTCCTGATCGGCGCCGGGACCACCGGTCCGGGTGCCGCCCTCTGGGTCGGCGCGACCCGCTTGCACGAGATCACCGACGCCCGGTCGGCCGAGCTGGCCCGGGAGTACAAGTCGCTGACCACCTCCGTGCTGGAACGCCGCGGCGCCTGGCAGGTCATCGACTCGGTGAAGCAGGTGAACGATCCCGCGGAGCTGTCCGACCTGGCCGGCTACGCGTCGTACCTGAGCAACGAGCAGAAGTCGCAGCTGCTGGAGAACGCGAACGTCAGCGAGCGGCTGGAGAAGCTGATCGGCTGGGTGAAGGACCACCTGGCCGAGCTCGAGGTCTCCGAGACGATCCAGAAGGACGTCCAGGAGGGCATGGAGAAGCAGCAGCGGGAGTTCCTGCTGCGCCAGCAGCTGGCCGCGATCCGCAAGGAGCTGGCCGAGCTCGACGGCAAGGCCGAGTCCGAGGAAGAGGACTACCGCGCCCGCGTCGAGGCCGCCGACCTGCCCGAGCACGTCCGCAAGGCCGCGCTCGCCGAGGTCGACAAGCTGGAGCGCACCTCCGAGCAGTCTCCCGAGGTCGGCTGGATCCGTACCTGGCTGGACACCGTCCTCGAGCTGCCGTGGAACGAGCGAACCGAGGACAGCTACGACATCCGCGAGGCGCGGGCCGTGCTGGACGCGGACCACGCCGGTCTGGACGACGTGAAGCAGCGCATCACGGAGTACCTGGCCGTACGGCGCCGTCGTGCGGACCGTGGTCTCGGTGTCGTCGGCGGTCGCCGCAGTGGCGCCGTACTGGCGCTCGTCGGTCCGCCTGGTGTGGGTAAGACCTCGCTGGGTGAGTCCGTGGCGCGGGCGATGGGCCGCAAGTTCGTCCGGGTCGCGCTGGGTGGCGTCCGGGACGAGGCCGAGATCCGTGGTCACCGGCGGACGTACGTCGGTGCGCTCCCGGGCCGGATCGTCCGTGCGATCACCGAGGCCGGTTCGATGAACCCCGTCGTACTGCTGGACGAGATCGACAAGGTGGGTGCGGACTACCGGGGTGACCCGACGGCCGCGCTGCTGGAGGTCCTCGACCCGGCGCAGAACCACACCTTCCGGGACCACTACCTGGAGGTCGAGCTGGACCTGTCCGACGTGGTCTTCCTGGCCACGGCGAACGTGCTGGACTCCATCCCGGCGCCGCTGCTGGACCGGATGGAACTGGTACAGCTGGACGGGTACACCGAGGACGAGAAGGTCACGATCGCCCGTGACCACCTGCTCCCGCGGCAGCTGGAGCGGGCGGGCCTGACGGCGGACGAAGTGACCGTCGAGGACTCGGCGCTGCGCCTGCTCGCGGGTGAGTACACCCGGGAGGCCGGCGTACGGCAGCTGGAGCGGTCGATCTCCCGCGTACTGCGCAAGGTGACGGCCAAGCTCGCCCTGGGTGAAGACCTGGGACAGCTGACGATCGGCTCCGGTGACCTCAAGGAGTACCTGGGTTCGCCGAAGTTCACGCCGGAATCGGCCGAGCGTACGGCGCTGCCGGGTGTGGCGACCGGTCTGGCGGTCACGGGTGCGGGTGGTGACGTGCTCTTCGTCGAGGCCTCGCTGGCCGACAAGGAGACCGGGCCGACCGGTGTCACGTTGACCGGGCAGCTGGGCGACGTGATGAAGGAGTCGGCGCAGATCGCGCTGTCGTACCTGCGCTCGCACGGCGCGGAGCTGGGACTGCCGGTCGGCGACCTGGCCGAGCGGAACGCCCACATCCACGTACCGGCCGGAGCCGTCCCGAAGGACGGACCGTCCGCGGGTGTGACGATGACGACGGCGCTGGCGTCGCTGCTGTCCGGACGGCCGGTCCGTTCGGAGGTCGCGATGACCGGTGAGGTATCACTGACCGGGCGGGTGCTGCCGATCGGTGGCGTGAAGCAGAAGCTGCTCGCGGCCCACCGGGCCGGCCTGACCACGATCCTCATCCCGAAGCGGAACGAGCCGGATCTGGAGGACGTACCGGCGTCCGTGCTCGCGGAGCTGACCGTGCACCCGGTGAGCGACGTCCGCGAGGTGCTGGACCTGGCGCTGGAGCCGGCCGAGGTCGGCGCGCACCAGTTCGCCGCGTAA
- a CDS encoding YciI family protein — protein MTQYIIYFNQQWVGDHSEEWFRGRGPLAKAVVQEMKDAGVYVFAGGLDEDIDQAFNADATSGTLKISDGPFARTEEFLGGLSIVDVADDEAAKIWAGKVAEACGWPQDVRRIG, from the coding sequence ATGACCCAGTACATCATCTACTTCAACCAGCAGTGGGTGGGCGACCACAGCGAGGAGTGGTTCCGGGGGCGCGGGCCGCTCGCCAAGGCGGTCGTGCAGGAGATGAAGGACGCCGGCGTCTACGTGTTCGCCGGTGGGCTGGACGAGGACATCGACCAGGCCTTCAATGCCGACGCGACGAGCGGCACGCTCAAGATCTCGGATGGGCCGTTCGCCCGGACCGAGGAGTTCCTGGGCGGCCTGAGCATCGTCGACGTCGCCGATGACGAGGCGGCGAAGATCTGGGCCGGGAAAGTCGCCGAGGCATGCGGCTGGCCCCAGGACGTCCGACGGATCGGCTGA
- a CDS encoding ArsA family ATPase, translated as MSELDLDALIDDPETRIVVTCGAGGVGKTTTAAALGLRAAERGRKVVVLTIDPARRLAQSLGLTELDNTPRAVAGANPKNGGRLDAMMLDMKRTFDDVVLQHATPEKAEQILANPFYQALSSSFAGTQEYMAMEKLGQLHHQAERTGDWDLIIVDTPPSRSALDFLDAPERLASLLEGRFLRLLLAPARGPFKLMSAGVNMAMSVLNKVLGAQVLTDVQTFVAAFDTLFGGFRQRAEQTVALLRQPHTAFLVVAAPQNDALREASYFAERLRAEGMPLAGVVLNRVTNSQAPELSAERSLAAAEKLEEADKSPLTAAVLRLHADKMQQVVGDHKRADRFRRGHRAIKTVEVPALADDVHDLGGLRTIGELLTA; from the coding sequence ATGAGCGAGCTTGATCTGGACGCGCTGATCGACGACCCGGAGACGCGGATCGTCGTCACCTGTGGCGCGGGTGGTGTCGGCAAGACCACGACGGCCGCAGCGCTCGGGCTGCGGGCGGCCGAGCGTGGGCGGAAGGTCGTCGTCCTGACGATCGATCCGGCCCGGCGGCTGGCGCAGTCGCTCGGGTTGACCGAACTCGACAACACCCCACGCGCGGTGGCCGGCGCGAACCCGAAGAACGGCGGCCGGCTGGACGCGATGATGCTCGACATGAAGCGGACGTTCGACGACGTCGTCCTGCAGCACGCGACGCCGGAGAAGGCCGAGCAGATCCTCGCGAACCCCTTCTATCAAGCGCTTTCCTCGTCGTTCGCGGGTACGCAGGAGTACATGGCGATGGAGAAGCTCGGCCAGCTGCACCACCAGGCCGAGCGGACCGGCGACTGGGACCTGATCATCGTCGACACTCCGCCCTCGCGGTCCGCGCTGGACTTCCTGGATGCACCGGAGCGGCTCGCGTCGCTGCTCGAGGGCCGGTTCCTCAGGTTGTTGCTGGCGCCCGCGCGCGGTCCGTTCAAGCTGATGTCGGCCGGCGTGAACATGGCGATGTCCGTACTCAACAAGGTGCTCGGCGCTCAGGTCCTGACCGACGTACAGACGTTCGTGGCCGCGTTCGACACGCTGTTCGGGGGATTCCGGCAGCGCGCCGAGCAGACCGTCGCGCTGCTCCGGCAGCCGCACACCGCGTTCCTTGTGGTGGCCGCCCCGCAGAACGACGCGCTGCGCGAGGCGTCCTACTTCGCCGAGCGGCTGCGCGCGGAGGGGATGCCGCTGGCCGGCGTCGTGCTGAACCGGGTGACGAACTCGCAAGCCCCGGAGCTCTCGGCGGAGCGGTCGCTCGCCGCCGCCGAGAAACTCGAGGAAGCGGACAAGTCACCGCTGACGGCCGCCGTACTGCGGTTGCACGCGGACAAGATGCAGCAGGTCGTCGGCGACCACAAGCGAGCCGACCGCTTCCGCCGCGGCCACCGCGCGATCAAGACCGTCGAGGTGCCCGCCCTGGCCGACGACGTCCACGACCTGGGCGGGTTGAGAACGATCGGCGAACTCCTCACCGCTTAG
- a CDS encoding ArsA-related P-loop ATPase — protein sequence MARLHVVTGKGGTGKTTVAAAMALALAEQGKRVLLCEVEGRQGLAQLFDVPPLPYVERRIAHGPGGGEVYALAVDAEAALLEYLDMYYHLGRAGKALEKVGAIDFVTTIAPGLRDVLLTGKVYEATRRKAHGRLAYDAVVLDAPPTGRIAPFLNVNHEVAGLAKVGPIRNQADAIMGMLRSDVTRIHLVTLLEEMPVQETLDAAEQLEKLDLRIGSIVVNMVRNSPLDDDALALAVKEKLPTAELTRGLKAAGITIGPDLVRTLAAEAHDHAIRVGLERENRDRIDALGKQVTELTLQPDGIDQGALLDLAEEFRA from the coding sequence ATGGCGCGACTGCACGTGGTGACCGGCAAGGGCGGCACCGGGAAGACCACGGTCGCGGCCGCGATGGCGCTCGCGCTGGCCGAGCAGGGCAAGCGGGTGCTGCTTTGTGAGGTCGAGGGCCGCCAGGGTCTCGCCCAGCTCTTCGACGTACCTCCCCTCCCGTACGTCGAACGCCGTATTGCGCACGGCCCCGGTGGCGGCGAGGTGTACGCGCTGGCCGTCGACGCCGAGGCCGCCCTGCTCGAGTACCTCGACATGTACTACCACCTCGGCCGCGCCGGGAAGGCCCTCGAGAAAGTCGGTGCGATCGACTTCGTCACCACGATCGCGCCGGGCCTGCGCGACGTACTGCTGACCGGCAAGGTGTACGAGGCGACCCGCCGCAAGGCGCACGGCCGGCTCGCGTACGACGCCGTGGTGCTGGACGCGCCGCCGACCGGCCGGATCGCCCCGTTCCTGAACGTCAACCACGAGGTCGCCGGCCTCGCCAAGGTCGGACCGATCCGGAACCAGGCCGACGCGATCATGGGCATGCTCCGCTCGGACGTCACCCGGATCCACCTGGTCACCCTGCTCGAGGAGATGCCCGTGCAGGAAACGCTCGACGCCGCCGAGCAACTCGAGAAGCTCGACCTGCGGATCGGGTCGATCGTGGTGAACATGGTCCGCAACAGCCCGCTCGACGACGACGCGCTCGCCCTTGCGGTGAAGGAGAAACTGCCCACCGCCGAACTCACCCGCGGCCTGAAGGCGGCCGGCATCACGATCGGTCCGGACCTGGTCCGGACCCTCGCGGCCGAGGCGCACGACCACGCGATCCGGGTCGGCCTCGAACGTGAGAACCGCGACCGGATCGATGCCCTCGGCAAGCAGGTGACCGAGCTGACGCTGCAGCCGGACGGCATCGACCAGGGCGCCCTGCTCGACCTGGCCGAGGAGTTCCGCGCATGA
- a CDS encoding DUF4177 domain-containing protein: MKKFEYFTAPLLVHSTKEILDNFGQDGWELVQVVPGMNPENLVAYFKREIEDK; this comes from the coding sequence ATGAAGAAGTTCGAGTACTTCACCGCGCCGCTGCTGGTCCACTCGACCAAGGAGATCCTGGACAACTTCGGCCAGGACGGCTGGGAGCTGGTCCAGGTCGTCCCCGGCATGAACCCGGAGAACCTGGTCGCCTACTTCAAGCGGGAGATCGAGGACAAATGA
- a CDS encoding RidA family protein: MSHPEEKLAELGLKLPEVAKPVAAYVPAVRTGDLVYTSGQLPLREGTLIATGKVGDAVTPEVASECAQQCALNALAAIKAEIGDLGNVKRIVKAVAFIASTPDFTGQPQVANGASELFGQVFGEAGQHARSAVGVPVLPLDAPVEVELIVEVS, translated from the coding sequence ATGAGCCACCCCGAGGAGAAGCTCGCCGAGCTCGGCCTGAAGCTGCCCGAGGTCGCGAAGCCGGTCGCCGCGTATGTGCCGGCGGTCCGGACCGGTGACCTTGTCTACACGTCCGGTCAGCTCCCGCTCCGCGAAGGCACCCTGATCGCCACCGGCAAGGTCGGCGACGCCGTCACGCCGGAGGTCGCGAGCGAGTGCGCCCAGCAGTGCGCCCTGAACGCGCTGGCTGCCATCAAGGCGGAGATCGGCGACCTGGGCAACGTGAAGCGCATCGTCAAGGCGGTCGCCTTCATCGCCTCCACCCCCGACTTCACCGGCCAGCCCCAGGTCGCCAACGGCGCCTCCGAACTGTTCGGCCAGGTCTTCGGCGAAGCCGGCCAGCACGCCCGCAGCGCCGTCGGCGTCCCTGTTCTCCCCCTGGACGCCCCGGTCGAGGTCGAGTTGATCGTCGAGGTCAGCTGA
- a CDS encoding NUDIX hydrolase: MTGRMAEVALEYARGTRTPADPRPASTVVLVRDAAAPEVYLLRRQRTMAFAAGMTVFPGGRVDATDSTVADSWSGPSPEWFGERLGCSGAVAAAYVAAAVRETFEESGVLLAGPSPDAVVDDTTGDDWEADRVALETRELGFADFLHRRQLLLRADLLRPWAHWITPEFEPKRYDTAFFVAALPTGQVTRDVTSESDQVTWIRPADAVRAVDAGEMLMLPPTYICCHELSQYADVPAILAAAGDREIRTIMPTVRVDGDQAYLETT; encoded by the coding sequence ATGACGGGCCGCATGGCCGAGGTAGCCCTCGAGTACGCCCGCGGCACCCGTACGCCGGCCGACCCGCGGCCGGCGTCCACCGTCGTACTCGTCCGTGACGCGGCCGCGCCGGAGGTCTATCTGCTGCGGCGGCAGCGGACGATGGCGTTCGCGGCCGGGATGACGGTGTTCCCGGGTGGGCGGGTCGATGCGACCGACTCGACCGTGGCCGACTCGTGGTCGGGGCCTTCGCCGGAGTGGTTCGGAGAGCGGCTGGGGTGTTCCGGTGCGGTTGCGGCGGCGTACGTCGCTGCGGCGGTGCGGGAGACATTCGAGGAGTCCGGCGTACTGCTGGCGGGTCCCTCGCCCGACGCTGTGGTGGACGACACCACGGGCGACGACTGGGAGGCGGATCGGGTCGCGCTGGAGACCCGTGAGCTCGGGTTCGCCGACTTCCTGCACCGGCGGCAGCTCCTTCTCCGCGCCGACCTGCTCCGACCGTGGGCGCACTGGATCACCCCGGAGTTCGAGCCCAAGCGGTACGACACCGCCTTCTTCGTCGCCGCCCTCCCCACCGGGCAGGTGACCCGGGACGTGACGAGCGAGTCCGACCAGGTCACCTGGATCCGCCCCGCGGACGCGGTGCGCGCGGTCGATGCGGGCGAGATGCTGATGCTGCCCCCGACGTACATCTGCTGCCACGAGCTTTCGCAGTACGCCGACGTACCGGCGATCCTGGCCGCGGCCGGCGACCGGGAGATCCGCACGATCATGCCCACGGTGCGCGTCGACGGCGATCAGGCCTACCTGGAGACCACATGA
- a CDS encoding MBL fold metallo-hydrolase → MKVTDYATLVRADNPGLMTLDGTNTWILRAPDSDRSVVVDPGPLLEDHLRAVLEAAGQVAVVLLTHKHPDHSEGAAWFANQASCGVRAVEPEFRIPTDHAHGLSEGDVITADGLRIEVLPTPGHTMDSVCFWLPQDGSLLTGDTVLGRGTSVVAHPDGALGPYLDSLERLRAFANSPADVLRLLPGHGPVIDDPTGVLTYYLKHREERLNQVRAAIAEGHTTPEAVVEHVYADVDKSLWPAAERSVRAQLDYLNG, encoded by the coding sequence ATGAAAGTCACGGACTACGCCACGCTCGTCCGCGCCGACAACCCCGGCCTGATGACGCTGGACGGTACGAACACCTGGATCCTCCGCGCGCCCGACAGCGACCGGTCCGTCGTCGTCGACCCGGGCCCGCTGCTCGAGGACCACCTCCGTGCCGTACTGGAGGCAGCCGGCCAGGTGGCCGTCGTACTGCTCACCCACAAGCACCCCGACCACTCCGAGGGCGCCGCGTGGTTCGCGAACCAGGCGAGCTGCGGCGTCCGCGCGGTGGAGCCCGAGTTCCGGATCCCGACCGACCACGCCCACGGCCTTTCCGAAGGCGACGTGATCACCGCGGACGGCCTGCGCATCGAAGTACTCCCGACGCCCGGTCACACGATGGACTCGGTCTGCTTCTGGCTCCCGCAGGACGGCTCGCTGCTCACCGGCGACACTGTGCTCGGCCGCGGCACGTCCGTCGTCGCCCACCCCGACGGTGCCCTCGGCCCGTACCTCGACTCGCTGGAGCGGCTGCGCGCGTTCGCGAACTCGCCGGCCGACGTACTCCGCCTGCTCCCCGGCCACGGTCCCGTGATCGACGACCCGACCGGCGTCCTCACCTACTACCTCAAGCACCGCGAGGAACGCCTCAACCAGGTCCGCGCCGCGATCGCCGAAGGACACACGACCCCGGAGGCAGTCGTCGAGCACGTCTACGCCGACGTCGACAAAAGCCTCTGGCCCGCCGCCGAGCGCTCGGTGCGGGCCCAGTTGGACTACTTGAACGGTTAG
- a CDS encoding Crp/Fnr family transcriptional regulator yields MDAAVLRQAPLFSQLDDEAADALAASMTESRLRRGQVLFHEGDSGDRLFVVVEGKVKLGRTSADGRENLIAVLGPGQMFGELSLFDPGPRSATVTAVTDASLMSLTHDELLRWLDGRPAVARGLLLQLAGRLRKVSDVVADLVFSDVPGRVAKALLDLASRFGRTADDGVHVHHDLTQEELAQLVGASRETVNKALADFASRGWVRLEPRSVVLLDVDRLQRRAR; encoded by the coding sequence GTGGATGCCGCAGTGCTCCGACAGGCACCGCTGTTCAGTCAGCTCGACGACGAGGCGGCCGACGCGCTGGCAGCCTCGATGACCGAGAGCCGGCTGCGCCGCGGCCAGGTGCTGTTCCACGAGGGTGACTCCGGTGATCGGCTCTTCGTCGTCGTCGAGGGCAAGGTCAAGCTCGGCCGCACCTCCGCCGACGGCCGGGAGAACCTGATCGCCGTCCTCGGGCCGGGGCAGATGTTCGGTGAGCTGTCGCTGTTCGACCCGGGCCCGCGCTCCGCGACCGTCACCGCGGTCACCGATGCCTCGCTGATGTCGCTCACCCACGACGAGCTGCTCCGCTGGCTCGACGGCCGCCCGGCGGTCGCCCGCGGCCTGCTGCTGCAGCTGGCCGGCCGGCTCCGCAAGGTCTCCGACGTGGTCGCCGACCTGGTCTTCTCCGACGTACCGGGTCGGGTCGCGAAGGCCCTGCTGGACCTGGCCAGCCGCTTCGGCCGGACCGCCGACGACGGCGTCCACGTCCACCACGACCTCACCCAGGAGGAGCTCGCCCAGCTGGTCGGCGCCTCCCGCGAGACCGTCAACAAGGCTCTCGCCGACTTCGCCTCCCGCGGCTGGGTCCGGCTGGAGCCGCGCTCCGTCGTCCTCCTCGACGTCGACCGCCTGCAGCGCCGGGCGCGCTAA
- the nth gene encoding endonuclease III: protein MPSPRVAEPLPVVPLKLPRKAPVFVDETHTQLVRRARKMHKVLTETYPDAHCELDFTTPLELLVATILSAQTTDVTVNKVTPTLFAKYPTAQAYAEADRDEMESILKPTGFFRAKTNSVIKLGQALVDDYDGVVPAKLEELVKLPGTGRKTANVVLGNAFGVPGITVDTHFGRLVRRFGWTTEEDPVKVEHIIGDLFPKKDWTMLSHRLIFHGRRRCHAKKPACGACPIAQWCPSYGAGPTDPETATKLVKTPA, encoded by the coding sequence ATGCCATCCCCGCGTGTCGCGGAGCCCCTTCCGGTGGTCCCGCTGAAGCTCCCCCGCAAGGCTCCCGTGTTCGTCGACGAGACGCATACCCAGCTGGTCCGGCGGGCCCGCAAGATGCACAAGGTGCTCACCGAGACGTATCCGGACGCGCACTGTGAGCTCGACTTCACCACTCCGCTCGAGTTGCTCGTGGCCACCATCCTGTCGGCGCAGACCACCGACGTCACGGTGAACAAGGTGACCCCGACGCTGTTCGCGAAGTACCCGACCGCTCAGGCGTACGCCGAGGCCGACCGGGACGAGATGGAGTCGATCCTGAAGCCGACCGGGTTCTTCCGGGCGAAGACGAACAGCGTGATCAAGCTCGGCCAGGCGCTCGTCGACGACTACGACGGGGTCGTACCGGCCAAGCTCGAGGAGTTGGTGAAGCTGCCCGGCACCGGGCGGAAGACCGCGAACGTGGTGCTCGGCAACGCGTTCGGGGTGCCCGGGATCACCGTCGACACGCACTTCGGGCGGTTGGTTCGCCGGTTCGGGTGGACCACCGAGGAGGACCCGGTCAAGGTCGAGCACATCATCGGCGACCTATTCCCGAAGAAGGACTGGACGATGCTCTCGCACCGCCTGATCTTCCACGGCCGCCGCCGCTGCCACGCCAAGAAGCCCGCCTGCGGCGCCTGCCCCATCGCCCAGTGGTGCCCCTCCTACGGCGCAGGCCCCACCGACCCCGAAACAGCCACCAAACTGGTGAAAACCCCCGCATGA
- a CDS encoding TlpA family protein disulfide reductase, with protein MTNGLPDVSLACLGDGPDIRLADLRGPLVINVWAQWCGPCREEAPYLAALAKSGKVKMLGIDYDDPRPELAVRFAGDEGLRYPHLVDQDKAIQRPLKVGGPPLTVFVDANGAVAYVHRGVLTSQQQLDQLLKDKLGVTR; from the coding sequence GTGACCAACGGGTTGCCGGACGTCAGTCTGGCGTGTCTTGGGGACGGGCCGGATATCCGGCTGGCGGATCTGCGGGGACCGTTGGTGATCAACGTCTGGGCGCAGTGGTGCGGGCCGTGCCGTGAAGAAGCGCCGTACCTCGCGGCGCTTGCGAAGTCCGGCAAGGTGAAGATGCTCGGGATCGACTACGACGACCCGCGCCCGGAGCTCGCGGTGAGGTTCGCCGGCGACGAAGGCCTCAGGTACCCGCACCTCGTCGACCAGGACAAGGCGATCCAGCGCCCGCTGAAGGTCGGCGGCCCGCCGCTGACGGTGTTCGTCGACGCGAACGGCGCGGTCGCGTACGTGCACCGCGGCGTACTCACGTCCCAGCAGCAACTGGACCAACTGCTGAAGGACAAGCTCGGAGTGACCCGGTGA
- a CDS encoding NUDIX hydrolase translates to MIDADIPDWLRPLQKASEDVDPNLLSRFLPPDDPSVRKSAVLILLADGNNGPEVLLTERAWTLRKHAGQMAFPGGGADPADGTGDTGLVRTALREAEEETGLDPDGVVPFAIWPALWVPVSNFGVSPVLAWWRDPSPVAVVDPAEVASVHEVPLRALADPANRITCVHPSGFTGPAFTIGDLYIWGFTAGLLDKLLLLGGWYRDWDPSNVVPLPDRLVEAAWRSEGRRPADVRRMTAIEHDLGRAQGPEPEDVE, encoded by the coding sequence GTGATCGACGCCGACATCCCGGACTGGCTGCGTCCGCTGCAGAAGGCATCGGAGGATGTCGACCCGAACCTGCTGTCCCGCTTCCTGCCCCCGGACGACCCGTCGGTGCGCAAGTCCGCCGTCCTGATCTTGCTTGCTGACGGCAACAATGGCCCGGAGGTGCTGCTCACCGAACGGGCCTGGACGTTGCGCAAGCACGCCGGGCAGATGGCGTTCCCGGGCGGCGGCGCGGACCCGGCGGACGGTACCGGCGACACCGGTCTGGTCCGGACGGCGTTGCGCGAAGCCGAGGAGGAGACCGGCCTGGACCCGGACGGCGTCGTACCGTTCGCGATCTGGCCGGCGCTCTGGGTCCCGGTGAGCAACTTCGGCGTGTCGCCGGTGCTGGCGTGGTGGCGGGACCCGTCCCCGGTCGCGGTGGTCGACCCGGCCGAGGTGGCGTCGGTGCACGAGGTACCGCTGCGCGCGCTCGCCGACCCGGCGAACCGGATCACCTGCGTGCACCCGAGCGGTTTCACCGGTCCGGCGTTCACCATCGGCGACCTCTACATCTGGGGCTTCACCGCCGGTCTGCTGGACAAATTGCTGCTGCTCGGCGGTTGGTACCGAGACTGGGACCCCTCGAACGTCGTACCGTTGCCCGACCGGCTGGTCGAGGCGGCCTGGCGCAGCGAAGGGCGCCGGCCCGCGGACGTCCGCCGGATGACGGCGATCGAGCACGACCTCGGCCGAGCGCAGGGGCCTGAGCCGGAGGATGTGGAGTGA